In Syntrophales bacterium, a single window of DNA contains:
- a CDS encoding flagellar basal body-associated FliL family protein — protein sequence MAAEKKQEEKEEKKDGEQKKSFPVKAIVIGLLVLVVLGAAGGGGFWFYTQQTAKKEAAPKPAVAVMWAMDPFIVNLMDNNGERYLKLAIQLEISDPKGVAELDQMKPKLRDNVLDLLSAKSVKELMDMAGKQRLREEIAMRLNTFLTTGKVSKVYFTEFVIQ from the coding sequence ATGGCAGCGGAAAAGAAACAGGAAGAGAAGGAAGAGAAGAAAGACGGGGAACAGAAGAAATCCTTTCCCGTCAAGGCGATCGTCATCGGTCTCCTGGTGCTGGTTGTACTGGGTGCCGCCGGGGGCGGAGGCTTCTGGTTCTACACCCAGCAGACCGCGAAGAAGGAGGCGGCGCCGAAGCCCGCCGTTGCCGTGATGTGGGCGATGGATCCATTCATCGTCAACCTCATGGACAACAACGGGGAGCGGTATCTGAAGCTGGCCATCCAGCTGGAGATCTCGGATCCCAAGGGGGTAGCCGAGTTGGACCAGATGAAGCCCAAGCTCCGGGACAACGTGCTGGACCTCCTGTCGGCCAAGTCCGTCAAGGAACTGATGGACATGGCAGGCAAGCAGCGCCTGCGGGAGGAGATCGCCATGCGGCTGAATACCTTCCTGACCACGGGGAAGGTGTCCAAGGTCTATTTTACCGAGTTCGTGATTCAGTAG
- the fliM gene encoding flagellar motor switch protein FliM, whose amino-acid sequence MSHILTQEEVDALLRGISGGEIETDVQVSFDPNDAIPYDLTSQDRIIRGRMPTLEMINEKFARMFRATMSSLLRRVASVSAVSVDMIKFGEFLKTLPVPTSLHLFRMDPLRGNALCVVEAKVIFMLVDIIFGGSGKDFFKIEGREFTAIESSVIRKVVINALEDLEKAWRALLDVKIVYQRSEINPQFVQIVAPTDVVVVIQFEIEVEYSSGIMTLCIPYSTLEPVRERLQAGFQSEQLEVDKGWVDRLRKNIAKSQAEIAVELGSTEISARDVVNMKPGDVIPLDQYASDAMMVFVEGILKYRGYPGIYKGNQAVRISEVILAKGGQEDGAEGN is encoded by the coding sequence ATGTCGCATATCCTGACCCAGGAAGAGGTGGACGCCCTCCTGAGGGGCATCTCCGGCGGGGAAATCGAGACGGATGTCCAGGTCTCCTTCGATCCCAACGACGCGATTCCCTACGATCTGACCAGCCAGGACCGGATCATCCGCGGCCGGATGCCGACCCTGGAGATGATCAACGAGAAGTTCGCCCGGATGTTCCGGGCGACCATGTCGTCGCTGCTCCGGCGCGTCGCCAGCGTGAGCGCCGTCTCCGTGGACATGATCAAGTTCGGCGAGTTCCTCAAGACCCTGCCCGTTCCCACCAGCCTGCACCTGTTCCGGATGGATCCCCTGCGGGGGAACGCCCTGTGCGTGGTGGAGGCCAAGGTCATCTTCATGCTGGTGGACATCATCTTTGGCGGATCCGGGAAGGATTTCTTCAAGATCGAGGGCCGCGAATTCACCGCCATCGAGAGCAGCGTCATCCGCAAGGTCGTCATCAACGCCCTGGAGGACCTGGAGAAGGCCTGGCGGGCCCTCCTGGACGTCAAGATCGTTTATCAGCGCTCGGAGATCAATCCGCAGTTTGTCCAGATCGTCGCCCCGACCGACGTGGTCGTGGTGATCCAGTTCGAGATCGAAGTGGAATACTCCTCGGGAATCATGACCCTCTGCATTCCGTACTCAACCCTCGAACCCGTGAGGGAGAGGCTGCAGGCGGGCTTCCAGAGTGAACAGCTCGAGGTGGACAAGGGCTGGGTCGATCGGCTCCGGAAAAACATCGCCAAGTCCCAGGCGGAAATCGCCGTGGAGCTGGGAAGCACGGAGATCTCCGCCCGGGACGTCGTGAACATGAAGCCGGGGGACGTCATTCCCCTGGACCAGTATGCCTCCGACGCCATGATGGTGTTCGTGGAGGGCATCCTCAAATACCGGGGTTACCCCGGAATATACAAGGGCAATCAAGCCGTCAGGATTTCCGAGGTGATCCTGGCGAAAGGGGGACAGGAAGATGGAGCAGAAGGAAATTGA
- the fliN gene encoding flagellar motor switch protein FliN gives MEQKEIDDLLKGIDLGEEGGGGEAAKPEEDLTWDDVQEEMALSQTKKPPAEVSAVNFQEIQPTAQPAMDPKKSLDLDFILDIPLTLNVELGRNRMLISDLLQLGQGSVIELAKLAGEPMDVYVNQRLIARGEVVVVNEKFGIRLTDIVSPVDRINNLR, from the coding sequence ATGGAGCAGAAGGAAATTGACGATCTCCTGAAGGGAATCGATCTGGGGGAGGAAGGCGGCGGCGGAGAAGCGGCGAAGCCGGAGGAAGATCTCACCTGGGACGACGTCCAGGAAGAGATGGCCCTCTCGCAGACCAAGAAGCCGCCGGCGGAGGTCAGCGCGGTCAACTTCCAGGAGATCCAGCCCACCGCCCAGCCGGCGATGGACCCGAAAAAGTCCCTCGACCTGGATTTCATCCTCGACATTCCGCTGACGCTGAACGTCGAGCTGGGGAGGAACCGCATGCTCATCAGCGACCTGCTCCAGCTGGGCCAGGGCTCGGTGATCGAGTTGGCCAAGCTCGCCGGGGAACCGATGGACGTCTACGTGAACCAGCGCCTCATCGCCCGGGGGGAAGTGGTCGTGGTGAATGAAAAATTCGGGATCCGGCTGACGGACATCGTCTCTCCGGTGGACCGGATCAACAACCTGCGCTGA
- the fliO gene encoding flagellar biosynthetic protein FliO yields the protein MDFSFFSALLKMLFALAVVLGLLIGSVYFLKRFMAPAGVDPEGQLIRILATRSLGPKSSILVVDIMGKVVALGVTGSQISTITDLDDPSIVERLQPPGGAPVSPLPMSLDRYRKLLKSFTSPKKGGKP from the coding sequence GTGGACTTCAGTTTCTTTTCGGCACTCCTGAAAATGCTCTTCGCCCTGGCGGTCGTACTGGGCCTCCTGATCGGATCCGTCTATTTTCTCAAACGGTTCATGGCGCCCGCAGGCGTGGACCCGGAAGGGCAGTTGATCCGGATCCTGGCGACCCGCTCCCTGGGACCGAAGAGCAGCATCCTGGTGGTGGACATCATGGGCAAGGTTGTGGCGCTGGGCGTCACGGGCTCCCAGATCTCCACGATTACCGACCTGGACGATCCTTCCATTGTCGAGAGGCTTCAGCCCCCGGGGGGAGCCCCGGTGTCGCCCCTTCCGATGTCCCTGGATCGGTACCGCAAGCTCCTGAAATCGTTCACATCGCCCAAGAAAGGCGGCAAGCCATGA
- the fliP gene encoding flagellar type III secretion system pore protein FliP (The bacterial flagellar biogenesis protein FliP forms a type III secretion system (T3SS)-type pore required for flagellar assembly.), whose protein sequence is MRGRRIQKALILLVLLAIPAAILLAATPGEAQTLSLPNVSLQIGGTADTPGKTATALQLLLLLTVLSLAPAILLMLTSFTRIIVVLSLLRNALGTQQMPPNQVLIGLALFLTFFIMAPVWQKVNAEALQPYYQEAISGEQAMEKAVAPVKDFMLKQTREKDLALFVSISREKRPANPQEVSLTTLIPAFIISELKTAFQIGFMIYLPFFVIDMVIASILLSMGMMMLPPIMMSLPFKLLLFVLVDGWYLVVGSLVQSFR, encoded by the coding sequence ATGAGGGGGCGGCGCATCCAGAAGGCCTTGATCCTCCTGGTCCTGCTTGCGATTCCGGCGGCCATCCTGCTCGCGGCGACGCCGGGGGAGGCCCAGACGCTCTCGCTTCCGAATGTCAGCCTCCAGATCGGCGGGACCGCGGATACTCCCGGAAAGACGGCGACGGCCCTGCAGCTTCTTCTCCTGCTGACGGTCCTGTCGCTGGCGCCGGCGATCCTCCTGATGCTCACGTCCTTCACGCGCATCATCGTCGTCCTTTCGCTCCTGCGGAATGCCCTGGGAACGCAGCAGATGCCCCCGAACCAGGTCCTGATCGGTCTCGCCCTGTTCCTGACATTTTTCATCATGGCCCCGGTCTGGCAGAAGGTCAACGCGGAGGCCCTGCAGCCGTACTACCAGGAAGCCATCTCCGGGGAGCAGGCCATGGAGAAGGCGGTCGCACCGGTGAAGGACTTCATGCTGAAACAGACCCGGGAGAAAGACCTGGCGCTGTTTGTGTCCATTTCCAGGGAAAAGCGTCCCGCCAATCCGCAGGAGGTCTCCCTGACGACCCTGATCCCGGCATTCATCATCAGCGAGTTGAAGACGGCCTTCCAGATCGGTTTCATGATCTACCTGCCGTTTTTCGTCATCGACATGGTGATCGCCAGCATCCTCCTGTCCATGGGCATGATGATGCTGCCGCCCATCATGATGAGCCTGCCTTTCAAGCTGCTCCTCTTCGTGCTGGTGGACGGGTGGTACCTGGTTGTGGGATCCCTGGTGCAGAGTTTCCGGTGA
- the fliQ gene encoding flagellar biosynthesis protein FliQ → MTIDFVVGIMAETVKVTLMVAAPVLLVSLVVGVAISLFQALTQIQEMTLSFVPKIVASLVAMVVALPWMLGSLITFTEKIFKGIPLFIR, encoded by the coding sequence ATGACGATCGATTTTGTCGTGGGGATCATGGCGGAGACCGTGAAGGTGACGCTGATGGTGGCGGCGCCGGTCCTCCTGGTCAGCCTGGTGGTGGGTGTCGCCATCAGCCTGTTCCAGGCGCTGACCCAGATCCAGGAGATGACCCTGTCGTTCGTGCCCAAGATCGTCGCCAGCCTGGTCGCCATGGTGGTGGCCCTCCCCTGGATGCTCGGCAGCCTGATCACCTTCACGGAGAAGATCTTCAAGGGAATCCCGCTGTTCATCCGGTAG
- the fliR gene encoding flagellar biosynthetic protein FliR, which yields MNIPMVTPEQVGTFLFVFLRLSAMIALLPIFGDRPVLLRVRAGLSLVISFLIFPFVETANAQVLTGNVVSLIVSMAGEVLIGVILGFAVRCVFAGIQYAGEVAGLQMGFFIANVLDPVESRQVSVIAEIQYMMALVVFLVLDGHHALLQAVNESFRVIPLGGLHVTGPLVQTIFGWTSGVFVIALKIGAPIMAALIFTNVALGIVARTVPQINVFIVGFPLQIAVGFLFFGLSVPLFVALVGRLFSRIPGELGAVLRLM from the coding sequence ATGAACATCCCGATGGTCACACCCGAGCAGGTCGGGACCTTTCTCTTCGTCTTCCTGCGCCTGAGCGCCATGATCGCGCTCCTGCCCATCTTCGGCGACCGTCCGGTCCTGCTCCGGGTGAGGGCCGGCCTCTCCCTGGTCATCTCCTTTCTGATCTTTCCCTTCGTGGAGACGGCAAACGCGCAGGTCCTGACGGGGAACGTCGTCTCCCTGATCGTGTCCATGGCGGGCGAGGTGCTCATCGGCGTCATCCTGGGATTCGCCGTCCGCTGCGTTTTTGCCGGGATCCAGTATGCCGGGGAGGTGGCGGGCCTCCAGATGGGATTCTTCATTGCCAATGTGCTCGATCCCGTGGAGAGCCGCCAGGTCTCCGTCATCGCCGAGATCCAGTACATGATGGCCCTGGTGGTCTTCCTGGTGCTGGACGGCCACCATGCGCTCCTTCAGGCCGTCAACGAAAGCTTCCGGGTCATTCCCCTGGGGGGGCTTCACGTAACGGGTCCCCTCGTGCAGACGATTTTCGGGTGGACCAGCGGGGTATTCGTCATCGCCCTGAAAATCGGCGCCCCCATCATGGCGGCCCTGATTTTCACCAATGTGGCCCTCGGCATCGTGGCCCGGACGGTCCCGCAGATCAATGTCTTCATCGTGGGGTTTCCCCTGCAGATCGCCGTGGGATTCCTTTTCTTCGGTCTCTCCGTTCCGCTGTTCGTCGCTCTCGTGGGGCGGCTCTTCTCCCGAATTCCGGGGGAGCTGGGGGCGGTTCTACGCCTGATGTAA
- the flhB gene encoding flagellar biosynthesis protein FlhB, which translates to MPERKDDQERTERATPRKREEARKKGQVARSREVVSAAVLSACLICLYFQASGTMERLMNMMRSAFRRSIAVTLNTDTVPALFTQTVLEVLILLAPLFLTVVLAGLAANAFQVGFQVTAESVTPKLSKINPLEGFKRLFSLQSLMELVKSVMKLAIVGFVAYLSVRSELTQIIPLMDQSAPDIVRFIGRMSFRILGTTCVILAFLAVLDYGYQRWEHERNLRMSRQELKDETKETEGDPLIKSRIRRIQQEMARKRMMAAVPKADVVITNPTHLAVAIQYDPERMAAPTVVAKGRGFVAATIREVAERSGVPVIENKPVAQVLYKMVDVSGAIPENLYKAVAEILAFVYMLRENAR; encoded by the coding sequence GTGCCGGAGAGAAAGGACGACCAGGAGAGGACCGAGCGCGCAACCCCGCGAAAGCGGGAAGAGGCCCGCAAGAAGGGACAGGTTGCCCGCAGCCGGGAGGTGGTCTCCGCGGCGGTCCTGTCGGCCTGCCTGATTTGCCTGTATTTCCAGGCCTCCGGGACGATGGAGCGCCTGATGAACATGATGCGCTCCGCCTTCCGCCGCAGCATCGCCGTTACGCTCAACACGGACACGGTGCCGGCCCTCTTCACCCAGACCGTCCTGGAGGTGCTGATCCTCCTGGCGCCCCTGTTCCTGACGGTCGTCCTGGCGGGTCTCGCCGCCAACGCCTTCCAGGTGGGTTTCCAGGTCACCGCGGAGAGCGTGACGCCCAAACTGTCCAAGATCAACCCCCTGGAAGGGTTCAAGCGCCTGTTTTCCCTCCAGTCGCTCATGGAGCTGGTGAAAAGCGTCATGAAGTTGGCCATTGTCGGTTTCGTGGCGTACCTGTCCGTGCGGTCGGAGCTGACCCAGATCATTCCCCTGATGGATCAGAGCGCGCCCGATATCGTCCGCTTCATCGGGCGGATGTCCTTCCGGATTCTCGGCACCACCTGCGTCATCCTGGCGTTCCTGGCGGTCCTCGATTACGGCTACCAGCGGTGGGAGCACGAGCGGAACCTCCGCATGTCCCGGCAGGAGCTGAAGGATGAAACCAAGGAAACGGAAGGAGATCCCCTGATCAAGAGCCGGATCCGGAGGATCCAGCAGGAGATGGCCCGCAAGCGGATGATGGCCGCCGTCCCAAAGGCGGACGTGGTCATCACGAACCCAACCCACCTGGCGGTGGCCATCCAGTATGACCCGGAGCGCATGGCCGCACCGACGGTCGTCGCCAAGGGACGGGGCTTTGTGGCGGCGACCATCCGGGAGGTTGCCGAGCGCAGCGGCGTGCCGGTGATCGAAAACAAGCCGGTGGCACAAGTATTGTATAAGATGGTTGACGTAAGCGGGGCCATCCCTGAAAACCTGTACAAAGCCGTCGCCGAGATCCTCGCTTTCGTCTACATGCTCCGCGAGAACGCACGATAA
- the flhA gene encoding flagellar biosynthesis protein FlhA, which yields MEARAAAADSGVPMTGLMKSSSAVLAFGVVGILLVMMVPLPTLLLDVLLSMNIAISLIILLMSLYVLRPLDFSVFPSVLLVVTLLRLSLNVASTRLILLHGSEGTDAAGQVIKAFGTFVVGGNYVVGMIVFSVLVLINFVVITKGATRIAEVAARFTLDSMPGKQMSIDADLNTGLINDNEARRRRRDLESESNFYGAMDGASKFVRGDAVAGIIIVLVNIVGGLIIGALQQGMPIADAARTYTLLSIGDGLVTQVPALIVSTAAGMLVTRTAGTTELGQEMRLQLFAQPKAVAAAAVVLLIFALIPGMPKQAFLTIAVLVGVAAWQLARIRVREEEKEKEEAPAPPQAEAAPLLDPLDALGLEVGYGLIPFVDASQGGELLRRIRMFRKQIAQDMGFVVPSIHIRDNLQLKPYEYAFLVKGVEVARGEILAGHQLAIVQEGMKVRVKGIETKEPAFGLPAVWVPDRERETLQAQGVVVVDPATVITTHLTELIKSNVDSLLGRQEIQVLLDSLAASAPRLVEDLVPKVIPVGTLQKVLQRLLGERIPIRDLQTILETLADYVPLTKNVDVLTGYVRQALSRVITRLHADERGGLHVIMISPEIEEGIQQTLQHTEFESFASPDPQMVRKIVTNMKRFVPLFTSRGLQPIVLCSPTVRIHLRRIMERFVPNLVVLAHNEITRDAKLTSLGLLELSHANETV from the coding sequence ATGGAAGCAAGAGCCGCTGCAGCCGATTCAGGCGTTCCGATGACCGGGCTCATGAAGAGCTCCAGCGCCGTCCTGGCTTTCGGGGTCGTGGGTATCCTGCTCGTCATGATGGTTCCCCTTCCGACCCTGCTCCTGGACGTCCTGCTGTCCATGAACATCGCCATTTCCCTCATTATTCTCCTTATGTCCCTGTACGTCCTGCGTCCCCTGGACTTTTCCGTGTTCCCCTCCGTCCTCCTGGTGGTGACCCTCCTGCGCCTTTCCCTGAACGTCGCCTCCACGAGGCTCATCCTGCTCCACGGCAGCGAGGGGACCGATGCCGCCGGCCAGGTCATCAAGGCCTTCGGGACCTTCGTCGTGGGGGGGAACTACGTGGTCGGCATGATCGTCTTCTCCGTCCTCGTGCTGATCAACTTCGTGGTCATCACCAAGGGCGCCACGCGCATCGCCGAGGTGGCCGCCCGCTTTACCCTGGATTCCATGCCCGGCAAGCAGATGAGCATCGATGCCGATCTGAACACGGGCCTGATCAACGACAACGAGGCCCGCAGGCGCCGCCGGGATCTGGAGAGCGAGTCGAACTTCTACGGGGCCATGGACGGCGCCAGCAAGTTCGTCCGCGGCGATGCCGTCGCCGGCATCATCATCGTCCTGGTGAACATCGTCGGCGGGCTCATCATCGGCGCGCTCCAGCAGGGCATGCCCATCGCCGATGCGGCCCGGACCTACACGCTGCTCAGCATCGGAGACGGGCTGGTGACACAGGTGCCCGCCCTCATCGTGTCCACCGCGGCGGGCATGCTGGTGACCCGGACGGCCGGAACCACGGAGCTGGGCCAGGAAATGAGGCTGCAGCTCTTCGCCCAGCCAAAGGCGGTCGCCGCGGCGGCGGTCGTGCTCCTGATTTTCGCCCTCATCCCGGGAATGCCGAAGCAGGCGTTTCTGACCATCGCCGTGCTGGTCGGGGTGGCCGCCTGGCAGCTTGCCCGCATCCGGGTCCGGGAGGAAGAAAAAGAAAAGGAAGAGGCCCCGGCGCCTCCCCAGGCGGAGGCAGCACCCCTCCTGGATCCGCTGGACGCCCTCGGACTGGAGGTGGGCTACGGCCTGATCCCCTTCGTCGACGCCTCCCAGGGAGGGGAGCTGCTGCGCCGGATCCGGATGTTCCGCAAGCAGATCGCCCAGGACATGGGATTTGTCGTTCCGTCCATCCATATCCGCGACAACCTGCAGCTCAAGCCCTATGAATACGCGTTCCTGGTGAAGGGGGTCGAGGTGGCCCGCGGGGAGATCCTGGCGGGGCACCAGCTCGCCATCGTCCAGGAAGGCATGAAGGTCCGCGTCAAGGGAATCGAAACGAAGGAACCCGCCTTCGGTCTCCCGGCGGTCTGGGTTCCGGACCGGGAACGGGAGACCCTGCAGGCCCAGGGAGTCGTCGTGGTCGATCCGGCGACGGTCATCACCACGCACCTGACGGAGCTGATCAAGTCCAACGTGGACTCGCTCCTGGGGCGCCAGGAAATCCAGGTGCTCCTGGACAGCCTGGCGGCCTCGGCTCCGCGGCTCGTGGAAGACCTGGTCCCGAAGGTCATCCCCGTGGGGACCCTCCAGAAAGTACTGCAGCGGCTCCTGGGCGAGCGCATTCCGATCCGCGATCTGCAGACGATCCTGGAGACGCTGGCGGATTACGTTCCCCTTACGAAAAACGTCGACGTCCTGACCGGTTATGTTCGGCAGGCCCTGTCGAGGGTGATCACGCGCCTCCACGCGGACGAGCGGGGCGGGCTCCACGTGATCATGATTTCCCCGGAGATCGAGGAGGGCATTCAGCAGACCCTCCAGCACACGGAGTTTGAATCGTTCGCCTCGCCGGATCCCCAGATGGTCCGGAAGATCGTCACGAACATGAAGCGGTTTGTCCCGCTCTTCACGTCCCGCGGACTGCAGCCGATTGTCCTGTGCTCGCCCACCGTCCGCATCCACCTGCGGCGGATCATGGAGCGGTTCGTGCCCAACCTGGTCGTCCTGGCACACAACGAGATCACCCGGGATGCAAAACTGACCTCACTCGGTCTTTTGGAGTTGAGCCATGCAAATGAAACGGTATGA
- the flhF gene encoding flagellar biosynthesis protein FlhF translates to MKRYEVSSLQEAMRRVKKDLGPEAIILSTKTLRDSNPPLLEVVAALDRKHGEEPLPVAQRQPPPPPAPPAGEAMPDWARSITGELRELKGLLGNDRPDQQLREELSEVKEALFTLFDMLGFRHGGGDPSPYGRLYHRLLANGVSRPRALKIVDGVRQEGGSGEETYEASVRRAREAILRSIAREENPGLEKRVKALVGPTGVGKTTTLAKLAARFALEQKQKVGLITLDTYRIASVDQLQTYADIMKLPLRVAGDGEGFRESLRSFDDRDVILVDTPGRNPEDTEYLNELKRQFGGSPDLEVSLLLTPAMNREGLQVTADRFRLLDYDSLILTKLDECQRFGVVYDILEQAGRPVRYVTCGQNVPQDIKEVTPGSLASLILGHSIH, encoded by the coding sequence ATGAAACGGTATGAGGTTTCCAGCCTCCAGGAAGCGATGCGCCGGGTCAAGAAAGACCTCGGGCCGGAGGCGATCATCCTGTCCACGAAAACCCTGAGGGATTCGAATCCGCCCCTTCTGGAGGTGGTGGCCGCGCTGGATCGGAAACACGGTGAAGAGCCTCTTCCCGTCGCCCAACGCCAGCCCCCGCCTCCGCCGGCCCCTCCGGCGGGAGAGGCAATGCCCGACTGGGCACGCTCCATCACGGGAGAACTCCGGGAGTTGAAGGGACTGCTTGGGAACGACCGGCCGGATCAGCAGCTCCGGGAGGAGTTGTCGGAAGTCAAGGAAGCCCTCTTCACGCTCTTCGACATGCTCGGGTTCCGGCACGGCGGCGGCGATCCGTCTCCCTACGGGCGCCTGTACCACCGCCTGCTGGCCAACGGGGTCTCCCGGCCGCGTGCCCTCAAGATCGTCGACGGGGTCCGCCAGGAAGGCGGCAGCGGGGAGGAGACCTACGAGGCATCCGTCCGCCGTGCACGGGAAGCGATTCTGCGCTCCATTGCCCGGGAGGAGAACCCCGGCCTGGAGAAGCGGGTGAAAGCTCTTGTCGGGCCGACCGGTGTCGGAAAGACCACGACCCTGGCGAAGCTGGCCGCCCGATTTGCCCTGGAACAGAAGCAGAAGGTCGGGCTGATCACGCTGGACACCTACCGAATCGCCTCGGTGGACCAGCTCCAGACCTATGCGGACATCATGAAGCTTCCCCTGCGGGTGGCCGGGGATGGGGAAGGATTCCGGGAGTCCCTCCGGAGTTTCGATGACCGCGACGTCATCCTCGTGGACACGCCGGGGAGAAATCCCGAAGACACGGAATACCTGAACGAATTGAAGCGTCAGTTCGGCGGGTCGCCCGACCTGGAAGTGAGCCTGCTGTTGACGCCGGCGATGAACAGGGAGGGCCTCCAGGTAACGGCGGACCGTTTCCGTCTCCTGGACTACGATTCGCTCATCCTGACCAAGCTCGATGAATGTCAGCGCTTTGGCGTGGTCTACGACATCCTGGAGCAGGCGGGACGGCCCGTCCGGTATGTGACCTGTGGACAGAACGTGCCGCAGGATATCAAGGAAGTAACCCCGGGATCGCTGGCATCGCTGATTCTCGGGCATTCGATTCATTGA
- a CDS encoding MinD/ParA family protein, translating into MDQAATLRQAMERRERGGVKVPGGGKSHGEGEDTEVRDRPVRVLAFTSGKGGVGKTNIAANIAYILSQRNRKTIVLDADMGLANIDLLLGLTPRYNLYHVLKGEKTLAETLVTGPGGMKVLPASSGIAEMTDLSRGQKLTLLDAVNSLKNKPEFLLIDTAAGISGNVTYFNSSAHEIIIVTSAEPTALTDAYALMKVLYQGYDRKKFRLVVNMVNHPTEAREAYERLRHATDHFLTVALDYLGFILHDPRLPEAVKKQKALAEIYPSSPASRCLQDIASRLCGEAPGGAEGGSIRFFSNRTIRSSRE; encoded by the coding sequence TTGGACCAGGCGGCAACACTCAGACAGGCCATGGAGCGGCGGGAGCGCGGAGGCGTGAAGGTCCCCGGCGGGGGAAAGTCCCACGGCGAGGGCGAGGATACGGAGGTGCGGGACAGGCCCGTCCGCGTCCTGGCTTTCACGAGCGGCAAGGGAGGCGTCGGAAAAACCAACATCGCCGCCAACATCGCCTACATCCTCTCCCAGCGCAACCGGAAGACCATCGTCCTGGACGCGGACATGGGGCTTGCCAACATCGACCTGCTCCTGGGGCTTACGCCCCGGTACAACCTGTACCACGTCCTGAAGGGGGAAAAGACCCTGGCGGAGACGCTGGTGACAGGGCCCGGCGGGATGAAGGTCCTTCCCGCCTCCTCCGGCATTGCGGAGATGACGGATCTTTCGAGAGGGCAGAAGCTGACTCTCCTGGATGCGGTCAATTCGCTGAAGAACAAGCCGGAATTCCTTCTGATCGACACGGCGGCCGGCATTTCGGGAAACGTCACCTATTTCAATTCCTCCGCCCACGAGATCATCATTGTCACCTCCGCAGAGCCGACGGCGCTGACGGATGCCTACGCCCTCATGAAGGTGCTCTACCAGGGATACGACCGGAAGAAGTTCCGTCTCGTCGTCAACATGGTCAACCACCCGACGGAGGCCCGCGAGGCGTACGAGCGGCTGCGGCATGCGACGGACCATTTCCTGACCGTCGCCCTGGACTACCTGGGATTCATCCTCCACGACCCGAGGCTGCCCGAGGCCGTGAAAAAGCAGAAGGCCCTGGCGGAGATCTACCCTTCGTCCCCGGCAAGCCGGTGCCTCCAGGACATTGCCTCGAGGCTGTGCGGAGAGGCGCCCGGAGGGGCGGAGGGGGGAAGCATTCGGTTTTTCAGCAACAGGACCATTCGATCCAGCCGTGAATAG
- a CDS encoding FliA/WhiG family RNA polymerase sigma factor, with the protein MNRNGREGQILQYAPMVKQVVSRLTARVVMAPADREALIQAGVIGLMAALEKFDETKNVRFETYAKIRIRGAVLDEMRAADRVPRSVRSKDTKIEKAFAALQRQLGRPPGEEEMADHLGIPLEEYFELLDDAKLVKVISTEDLPPDFIERYGCGRLQEEIDHGDPLSLLESEELKEGIKKAIDRLPEKERTVLALYYYEELNLKEIGRVLNLTESRICQIHTQAVLRLRGLLGEVR; encoded by the coding sequence GTGAATAGGAACGGGAGAGAAGGACAGATTCTGCAGTATGCGCCCATGGTGAAGCAGGTCGTCAGCCGGCTGACCGCCCGTGTGGTCATGGCGCCGGCGGATCGGGAGGCCCTGATTCAGGCCGGCGTGATCGGCCTGATGGCCGCGCTGGAGAAGTTCGACGAGACAAAAAACGTCCGGTTCGAGACGTACGCGAAGATCCGGATCCGTGGGGCCGTGCTGGACGAGATGCGGGCCGCCGACCGTGTCCCCCGGTCCGTTCGAAGCAAGGATACAAAAATCGAGAAGGCCTTTGCAGCGCTTCAGAGACAGCTTGGCCGCCCCCCCGGCGAGGAGGAGATGGCGGATCACCTGGGCATCCCCCTGGAGGAATACTTCGAGCTCCTCGATGATGCGAAGCTGGTCAAGGTGATCAGCACCGAGGACCTTCCCCCCGATTTCATTGAACGGTACGGATGCGGCAGGCTGCAGGAGGAAATCGACCACGGCGATCCGCTCTCCCTCCTGGAGAGCGAGGAGCTCAAGGAGGGGATCAAGAAGGCCATCGACCGGCTCCCCGAGAAGGAGCGTACGGTCCTGGCCCTGTACTATTACGAGGAACTGAACCTCAAGGAGATCGGACGGGTCCTGAATCTGACGGAGTCAAGGATCTGCCAGATCCATACCCAGGCGGTGCTCCGGCTGCGGGGACTGCTGGGGGAGGTGCGCTGA